A single window of Leptospira wolffii serovar Khorat str. Khorat-H2 DNA harbors:
- the lsa26 gene encoding surface adhesion protein Lsa26, giving the protein MKLRVGFASTSILFLLFSASPSFAFGTYSEGWTVGKLLQFESRGIVYESYEGIIEVTGYDPSEACDAFRDECFTPTKKKVNFSVRPENADLVNFLSKQLNQTVLIQFNIHRVQAIALSSDVEVIHAQYQENIIPQTDSLSDSKQKMTVWVQAHDTPQPIEKMSGKKTGGKRNFSVTGRILSLEYKGTMVGTYEGLYLDESRGKVHPFSITSDEMAEFAWKALKYNGKYYMGISVAFVTGLRQSDYDLFEINFKEPAGGLEKQKK; this is encoded by the coding sequence ATGAAACTCCGAGTCGGATTCGCATCTACTTCCATTCTATTTCTTCTATTTTCCGCTTCTCCTAGCTTCGCATTCGGAACTTATTCCGAGGGCTGGACTGTAGGCAAATTATTACAATTCGAAAGCAGAGGTATCGTATACGAATCTTACGAAGGAATCATAGAAGTTACCGGATACGATCCTTCGGAAGCCTGCGACGCGTTCCGAGACGAATGCTTTACTCCCACCAAAAAGAAGGTCAATTTCAGCGTTCGTCCGGAAAATGCGGACCTCGTAAATTTTCTGAGCAAACAACTGAACCAAACGGTTCTCATTCAATTCAATATCCATAGAGTGCAGGCCATTGCCTTGTCCAGCGATGTGGAAGTCATCCACGCACAATATCAGGAAAATATAATTCCTCAGACCGATTCCCTTTCGGACTCTAAACAAAAAATGACCGTCTGGGTCCAGGCTCACGATACCCCGCAGCCGATAGAAAAAATGAGCGGAAAAAAGACCGGAGGAAAAAGAAATTTTTCGGTAACCGGAAGAATTCTGAGTTTAGAATATAAGGGAACCATGGTGGGAACCTACGAAGGCTTATATTTGGACGAGAGTAGGGGAAAGGTCCATCCCTTCTCCATTACCTCGGACGAGATGGCCGAGTTCGCCTGGAAAGCGTTGAAATATAACGGAAAGTATTATATGGGGATTTCGGTCGCCTTTGTCACCGGCCTAAGACAATCGGACTACGATTTATTCGAGATCAATTTCAAGGAACCGGCGGGAGGTTTAGAAAAGCAGAAAAAGTGA
- a CDS encoding TIGR02206 family membrane protein → MRFEHWGDLHLFILFFTALIGLGLPWLARNFFSPRQRDLIGVILGAILLLNYLVYIIYRIEGGYWQIRYDLPMEFCNWAAIVTSLALFTKNRILAELSYFWVMAGSFQGVLTPDLSVSFPHIYFFIFFIAHSGLVISALYVVLGLELPPRKGAVLRSVLYTQIYVVVALCVDFLLDANYGYMRGKPEAGSALDFLGPWPVYLIWLEALGILFFTVLYLPFLKRNRVSLTN, encoded by the coding sequence ATGAGATTCGAGCATTGGGGCGACCTTCATTTATTCATTTTATTCTTCACAGCCTTAATAGGCCTAGGTCTTCCTTGGTTGGCTCGCAACTTCTTTTCGCCTCGACAAAGGGATCTGATCGGCGTCATACTCGGAGCCATCCTTCTTCTGAATTACCTAGTCTATATAATCTATAGAATTGAGGGAGGTTACTGGCAGATTCGCTACGATCTTCCGATGGAGTTCTGCAATTGGGCAGCGATCGTGACGTCTTTGGCTTTATTCACTAAGAATCGCATCCTTGCCGAGCTTTCTTATTTTTGGGTAATGGCGGGTTCCTTTCAGGGAGTCCTCACCCCGGACCTTTCCGTTTCCTTTCCGCATATCTATTTTTTCATCTTCTTTATCGCGCATTCCGGATTGGTAATTTCAGCGTTATACGTAGTTTTAGGCCTCGAACTTCCTCCCAGAAAGGGTGCGGTTCTTAGATCGGTTTTATATACCCAAATCTACGTCGTCGTTGCATTATGCGTGGATTTCCTATTAGATGCGAATTACGGATACATGAGAGGCAAACCCGAAGCAGGTTCGGCACTGGACTTTTTGGGACCCTGGCCTGTTTATCTAATTTGGTTGGAAGCTTTGGGAATTCTATTCTTCACGGTTTTGTATTTACCCTTTCTGAAAAGAAACAGGGTAAGCCTTACGAATTAG
- a CDS encoding acyl-CoA thioesterase has translation MRLLEENPQKIGTFSLPVRRADLDVNGHVNNGTYQSYFEEARLKFFESLLNEEEISVDYSDFPVLHCELEYKAELKYPEEATIKTEILRSTDDRIEVLQEMYRSSDSALVTRATFLLGPNETETDTLYSEENYPFAFYHQIGVGWAEMNPEAKVNLDTIQYYLDDARIRSSYQSGLDLEDLQKKGVGPVVYKAELDYFGSLTFPEEIVIATVYQRSEKNRLAFRHDVFSKKTRKLILTSVVHGLFMDLKRKRPYSFSEEDMERVFRTKSESPF, from the coding sequence ATGAGACTTTTAGAAGAAAATCCCCAGAAAATCGGCACTTTTTCACTTCCGGTCCGCCGCGCCGATTTGGATGTAAACGGCCATGTGAATAATGGGACTTACCAAAGTTATTTCGAAGAGGCCAGATTGAAATTCTTCGAATCCTTGCTAAATGAGGAAGAGATTTCTGTAGATTACTCCGACTTTCCCGTACTCCACTGCGAGTTGGAATACAAGGCTGAATTGAAGTATCCGGAAGAGGCTACGATTAAAACGGAAATCCTTAGGTCCACTGACGATAGAATTGAAGTCCTCCAAGAAATGTACAGAAGTTCCGACTCCGCCCTAGTGACTAGAGCGACTTTCCTATTAGGTCCTAATGAAACCGAGACGGATACCCTTTATTCGGAGGAAAATTATCCCTTCGCATTCTATCACCAGATAGGAGTGGGTTGGGCGGAAATGAATCCGGAGGCAAAGGTAAATTTGGATACGATTCAATATTATCTCGACGATGCTAGAATTCGTTCCTCTTACCAAAGCGGTTTGGACCTGGAAGATTTGCAAAAGAAAGGAGTCGGTCCGGTCGTATACAAAGCGGAACTCGATTATTTCGGAAGTCTTACGTTTCCGGAAGAGATCGTAATCGCGACCGTTTATCAAAGAAGCGAGAAAAATCGTTTAGCCTTTCGGCACGATGTTTTTTCCAAAAAGACTCGAAAACTAATCCTAACTTCGGTCGTTCACGGTCTCTTTATGGATCTGAAGAGAAAGCGCCCTTATAGTTTTTCCGAAGAGGATATGGAGCGCGTTTTTAGAACCAAAAGCGAGTCCCCATTCTAA
- a CDS encoding class I SAM-dependent methyltransferase, whose translation METVEEARTYNEYLASKITPFLGEKNLEIGAGTGTIANLVFENGYHSFLTELSDYNAQRLRSRFRAEPLFLGVEQDFFGLKEKNHWDCVYSSNVLEHVQDDWLFIKHGLEIVKQEGWFVAIVPATKILYSEFDKRIGHYRRYGWSDKKRIVSLLKKEFPKATLKIWKPFNPVGALGWFIRMRLFRATKIKLSDAMIMDSLIPFLKPFDYLPLPVGQAIFLAIRKGN comes from the coding sequence TTGGAAACCGTTGAAGAGGCTCGCACTTACAACGAGTATTTGGCCTCTAAGATCACCCCATTCTTGGGTGAAAAGAATTTGGAGATTGGTGCGGGCACGGGAACGATCGCAAATCTTGTTTTCGAAAACGGCTATCACTCGTTTTTAACCGAGTTATCCGATTATAATGCACAGCGTTTGCGTTCTCGATTTAGGGCAGAGCCTTTGTTTTTGGGAGTGGAACAGGACTTTTTTGGATTAAAGGAAAAGAATCATTGGGATTGCGTTTATAGCTCGAATGTTTTAGAACATGTCCAAGATGATTGGCTTTTTATCAAACATGGATTAGAAATCGTTAAACAAGAAGGTTGGTTTGTTGCAATTGTGCCTGCAACCAAGATCTTATATTCTGAATTCGACAAGAGAATCGGACATTATCGAAGATACGGATGGAGCGATAAAAAGAGAATCGTCTCGCTTCTGAAGAAAGAATTTCCTAAAGCTACCTTAAAGATATGGAAACCGTTTAATCCGGTTGGTGCCTTAGGCTGGTTTATTCGAATGCGATTGTTTCGTGCTACGAAAATAAAGCTTTCGGACGCCATGATAATGGACTCTTTAATTCCATTTTTAAAACCTTTTGACTATCTTCCTTTACCGGTCGGTCAGGCGATTTTTCTCGCGATACGAAAAGGGAATTGA
- the rsx gene encoding LIMLP_03685 family anti-sigma factor, whose translation MAISTERSDSFEELLESYLAGEIDSVGKKRLLEIILQDPEKAAEYRQLTLLQSRIRAAEVFSSFPSAGLPKGSNVIQFPNSFKYLSAIAAVLLLSISIYLFTAWNSNNPVSVFTQSYGDCTSDGKKLEAGENISGKSIRSGKYSVCDVQLDGEKSVTVRAMPETDFIADRKDKEIHLSLGYGSILVDSQGPKDSEKVFITADDFRLSLEGTKVALNRPNANSSVSVQVIEGRVHLESGSGVFWQSLTPWINPEEASLLAKEYPALFEKQEVLIESGEQIAWKGLSPERVEGLRRIENSIKASKKVQSGTKIDESLIKSLKPHVDSLPKEPFLISPKELKNSLRKILPDEKAELERKFATMVRFPPKDLRERELLMELVKKIDKTPIVDLLKEKNQSQEIRILILKDGGSEKGYIYQQDNFYIVLKRDGNLIVPVDAVDRIEFE comes from the coding sequence ATGGCGATTAGTACGGAAAGATCAGATAGTTTTGAAGAACTTCTAGAATCGTATTTAGCTGGCGAGATAGATTCCGTCGGAAAAAAAAGATTACTAGAAATCATTCTACAAGATCCGGAAAAAGCCGCGGAATACAGACAACTGACTCTTTTGCAATCTCGGATCCGTGCCGCCGAAGTATTCTCTTCTTTTCCTTCGGCCGGTCTTCCAAAAGGGTCTAACGTAATTCAATTTCCCAATTCCTTTAAATATCTTTCCGCGATTGCCGCCGTACTTTTGCTTTCCATTTCGATCTATCTTTTCACCGCTTGGAATAGTAATAATCCCGTAAGCGTTTTCACTCAATCTTACGGAGACTGCACTTCCGACGGTAAGAAGCTGGAAGCGGGAGAGAATATTTCCGGTAAGTCCATCCGGTCCGGGAAATATTCAGTATGCGATGTGCAGTTGGACGGAGAAAAGAGCGTAACGGTAAGGGCGATGCCGGAGACGGATTTCATTGCGGACCGTAAGGACAAGGAAATCCATTTGAGTCTAGGTTACGGATCGATTTTAGTCGATAGCCAAGGCCCTAAAGATTCCGAAAAAGTTTTCATTACTGCCGACGATTTTAGACTCAGTCTGGAAGGAACGAAAGTCGCATTGAATCGTCCGAACGCTAACTCGTCCGTATCCGTGCAGGTGATCGAAGGTCGCGTTCATTTAGAATCCGGAAGTGGAGTATTTTGGCAATCTCTCACGCCCTGGATCAATCCCGAAGAGGCCTCCTTATTGGCGAAGGAATATCCGGCGCTCTTCGAAAAACAAGAAGTCCTGATAGAATCGGGAGAACAGATCGCTTGGAAAGGATTGTCCCCCGAAAGAGTAGAAGGCTTGAGAAGAATCGAGAACTCCATTAAAGCTAGTAAAAAAGTCCAGTCTGGAACTAAGATCGACGAATCTCTCATCAAAAGCTTGAAGCCGCATGTGGATTCTCTGCCAAAGGAGCCTTTCCTGATCTCTCCTAAAGAATTGAAGAATTCTCTTCGGAAGATTCTCCCGGATGAAAAAGCGGAGCTGGAGCGTAAGTTCGCCACGATGGTCCGCTTTCCTCCGAAGGATCTAAGAGAAAGGGAATTACTGATGGAATTGGTGAAGAAGATCGATAAGACCCCCATCGTAGATCTCTTAAAGGAAAAAAACCAATCGCAAGAGATTCGCATATTGATTCTCAAAGACGGTGGCTCCGAAAAAGGCTATATTTATCAGCAGGATAATTTTTATATCGTTTTAAAGCGGGATGGGAACCTTATCGTTCCCGTGGATGCTGTTGATAGGATAGAATTCGAATGA
- a CDS encoding acyltransferase family protein, which translates to MFSYIFSIFKKKEDENESLNGLRALAILLVVFFHTWGIFNGIHSDFWKNIFDNFNSGVDLFFILSGYLIYGGLLRSFRKNGSIDIRGFFIGRALRILPAFYFALAIVYLYTKTQVDFFKIHPPSDPNVANFWKERAEILPFVWSDLIFLSNYFPCVMVVDWSLSVENHFYLLLPVLILFGLFRLESKQRVTLYCFVYFLPGIARIIGALSDLDYDFVHKTHNRFDSILVGIIVAELISSYKIVLNRNRVIVLSVILIAGLVFGHSYPIQSWTGKSIALNSQNISYGILLFLCMNQKTFWTAIFESPIFRPIARISYSMYLWNIVGIGVGAGMVARTRENFSAIQTLQIIGVSFLVTFISSWILYLAVEKPFVDWKNRIGNRKARKTNN; encoded by the coding sequence ATGTTCTCCTATATATTCTCGATATTTAAAAAGAAAGAAGATGAAAACGAATCGTTGAACGGATTGAGAGCCTTGGCGATTCTTCTAGTGGTATTCTTTCATACCTGGGGGATATTCAACGGAATCCATTCCGATTTCTGGAAGAATATCTTCGATAATTTTAACTCGGGTGTGGATCTGTTTTTTATCCTAAGCGGGTATCTGATTTACGGAGGGCTTCTGCGAAGTTTCCGAAAGAACGGGAGCATCGATATCCGAGGTTTCTTTATCGGTCGAGCGTTGCGAATTCTGCCAGCCTTTTACTTTGCCTTGGCAATCGTATATTTGTATACCAAGACACAAGTAGACTTTTTCAAAATACATCCTCCGTCGGATCCGAATGTCGCGAATTTCTGGAAAGAAAGGGCGGAAATTCTTCCATTCGTATGGTCGGATCTGATCTTTCTCTCCAATTATTTTCCTTGCGTAATGGTAGTGGATTGGTCGCTCTCCGTAGAAAATCATTTTTACCTACTTCTTCCGGTTTTGATTCTATTCGGTCTTTTCAGACTCGAATCCAAGCAAAGAGTCACGCTTTATTGTTTTGTGTATTTTCTACCGGGGATAGCAAGGATAATCGGGGCCCTTTCTGATTTAGATTACGATTTCGTCCATAAAACGCATAACCGTTTCGATTCGATTTTAGTCGGGATAATCGTCGCGGAGCTCATATCCTCATATAAGATCGTATTGAATCGAAATAGGGTGATTGTGTTGAGCGTGATTTTAATAGCCGGCTTGGTTTTCGGCCATTCTTATCCGATTCAGTCTTGGACAGGCAAATCTATCGCATTGAATTCGCAGAATATTTCGTACGGTATATTATTATTTCTTTGTATGAACCAAAAGACCTTTTGGACCGCGATTTTCGAATCGCCAATATTTCGTCCGATCGCTCGAATCAGTTATTCTATGTATCTTTGGAATATCGTAGGGATAGGGGTCGGCGCTGGCATGGTAGCAAGAACAAGGGAGAATTTTTCTGCGATTCAAACGTTACAGATTATCGGTGTTTCTTTTTTAGTAACTTTTATTTCTTCCTGGATTCTTTATCTAGCTGTAGAAAAACCCTTTGTGGATTGGAAGAATCGGATCGGAAATCGGAAGGCTAGGAAAACGAATAATTAA
- a CDS encoding tetratricopeptide repeat protein, producing MKKEIREGRKIKGEKKEIKIEIIIGKSRPSTKVLGLQKRRSKNYERAMRLARLDSKLPTLHEVAKLLGKARDEQDFRASYALGNWYLHGKYFEKNFKKAYLLFLEAGSAGIPEALYDLAVCYEKGEGVKKNLRLAAECYLSAALLGEKSSIYEVGRCFYFGKGLKKNLELGNVFFNIAKKENVKSH from the coding sequence ATGAAAAAGGAAATACGAGAAGGTAGAAAGATCAAGGGGGAGAAAAAGGAGATAAAAATAGAGATTATCATAGGAAAAAGCCGCCCAAGCACAAAGGTCCTTGGCCTCCAAAAGAGGAGAAGTAAAAATTATGAGCGAGCTATGAGACTTGCTCGATTGGATAGTAAATTGCCCACTTTGCACGAAGTTGCAAAGCTCCTTGGGAAGGCTAGGGATGAGCAGGATTTTCGAGCTTCATATGCATTGGGTAATTGGTATTTACATGGAAAGTATTTTGAGAAGAATTTTAAGAAAGCCTACTTACTTTTTCTAGAGGCTGGGTCGGCGGGTATTCCTGAAGCTTTGTATGATCTCGCTGTTTGTTATGAAAAAGGAGAAGGTGTAAAAAAGAATCTAAGGTTGGCTGCAGAGTGCTATTTAAGTGCAGCTTTACTAGGTGAAAAATCTTCAATCTACGAAGTAGGTAGATGTTTTTACTTCGGGAAGGGATTGAAAAAGAACCTTGAATTAGGAAATGTGTTTTTTAATATCGCAAAAAAGGAAAATGTAAAGTCGCACTAG
- a CDS encoding DNA-3-methyladenine glycosylase I, whose product MKFQNKYCEHVFNLGPKDTSEHKIYHDTEYGYPIHSDDELFGRLILEINQAGLSWITILKKKDSFRKAYRNFSISKIAKFGKKDVDRLLQDAGIIRNRLKIEAAIHNANIILSLQKDYGSFGLWLDGNHPMTREEWTKLFKKTFRFTGGEIVNEFLMSTGYLEGAHDSNCPVWKKIQKTKPAWTRKK is encoded by the coding sequence ATGAAGTTTCAGAACAAATACTGCGAGCATGTGTTCAACCTAGGCCCGAAAGACACCTCGGAACATAAGATCTATCACGATACGGAATACGGGTATCCTATTCACAGCGACGATGAGTTATTCGGAAGGCTGATTCTCGAGATCAACCAAGCGGGACTTTCTTGGATAACGATTCTAAAAAAGAAGGATTCGTTTCGAAAAGCGTATCGAAATTTTTCCATCTCCAAAATTGCGAAATTCGGAAAAAAGGACGTAGATAGACTGCTCCAAGATGCGGGAATTATCCGGAATCGGTTGAAGATCGAAGCCGCAATACATAATGCAAATATAATACTTTCTCTTCAGAAAGATTATGGCAGCTTCGGTCTCTGGCTGGACGGTAATCATCCGATGACCCGGGAAGAATGGACCAAATTATTCAAAAAGACTTTCAGATTCACCGGAGGAGAAATCGTAAACGAATTCCTAATGAGTACCGGATATCTGGAAGGCGCTCATGATTCAAATTGTCCCGTTTGGAAAAAAATCCAAAAGACCAAACCAGCCTGGACTCGTAAGAAATAA
- a CDS encoding TetR/AcrR family transcriptional regulator, with translation MKGKKEKIHREDQARDRILKAASRLFYAKGYPNTGINEVLEEASAFKKSLYTHFPSKKDLGKAYLLDQEEEILGFAKKMMLREKDYSRFIVAWLKVVKRALKRSYIFGCPYANLSNQTHDEPELARFVKAALKRWVSEFETYLSREAYWKGGIKIAPAEAKELSESILFFYQGAMQLYGMSGDLKYMDRLQKELLALENRI, from the coding sequence ATGAAGGGAAAGAAGGAAAAAATCCATCGGGAGGACCAGGCAAGAGACAGAATTCTCAAAGCCGCTTCTCGGCTATTCTATGCCAAAGGCTATCCGAACACCGGGATCAACGAGGTTTTGGAAGAAGCGAGCGCTTTCAAGAAAAGTCTCTATACTCATTTTCCTTCCAAAAAGGATTTGGGTAAGGCATATCTTCTGGATCAAGAAGAGGAGATTCTCGGTTTCGCGAAGAAGATGATGCTAAGAGAGAAGGATTACTCCCGTTTCATCGTAGCATGGTTGAAAGTGGTGAAGAGAGCTCTTAAAAGGTCCTACATTTTCGGCTGTCCTTACGCAAATCTATCCAACCAAACTCACGACGAGCCCGAGTTGGCGAGATTCGTTAAAGCCGCCTTAAAGAGATGGGTGTCGGAATTCGAAACCTATCTGTCCCGGGAAGCTTACTGGAAAGGGGGAATTAAGATCGCGCCCGCCGAGGCGAAGGAATTATCCGAAAGCATACTTTTCTTTTATCAGGGAGCCATGCAACTCTACGGAATGTCCGGAGATTTAAAATACATGGACCGGTTGCAAAAGGAGCTGCTGGCCTTGGAAAATCGAATATAA
- a CDS encoding choice-of-anchor D domain-containing protein, with the protein MKRFPTFLLKTLLSFAAIFVFINCPKGGGKGLLFFPSGGGESIVHGIAVFESSHQYASGSTYVIGSVVQNTTGSTKTLTIKNNGDQTVTLTGTPVVDKSGTHASQFVIDAQPADTSLDPGDSTTFTIHFAPDNSTGVKTAVLTINSDDPIVGNYSLNLSGTSTPTPVPRIEVKVGTTVLSDNAAGSKQTFSTQENTTSSAKTITVKNTGELTLTLSPAVDIAGTDPSYFVVTQPGDTSLDPNESTTFTIKFSPNNTTARNATVQIHSNDPNTSNFRILVGGTGTAAPAAQIEVTYVNNSSATENATTGSGHTFSFGSFFPAASSTAKTFTIKNVGATASVLSITGASVDNSTDFTVSSIGSSTLAVNASTTFTVTFNPQATGSKTATLTITSTNGNAGASSSSTIDLSGTGGKRDVLVSWANAKEKAVHRANGGYKICYKNGSTFTLDSDSGVNCVTAPWVSGTYAPNSKLVTMTSAGTYYIKVKSYSEYNTGSAFSSQTTATVSTPE; encoded by the coding sequence ATGAAACGGTTTCCGACATTCTTGCTCAAAACTTTACTTAGTTTTGCTGCGATATTCGTTTTTATTAATTGTCCCAAAGGGGGAGGGAAAGGGCTCCTTTTCTTTCCATCTGGAGGAGGGGAAAGCATCGTTCATGGAATCGCTGTTTTCGAAAGTTCTCACCAATATGCGTCCGGGTCTACCTATGTAATCGGTAGCGTTGTCCAAAACACTACGGGATCTACGAAGACCCTAACCATCAAGAATAACGGAGACCAAACGGTTACTCTCACAGGTACTCCTGTGGTAGACAAGTCGGGAACCCATGCTTCTCAGTTTGTCATCGATGCCCAGCCGGCTGATACTTCTTTGGATCCGGGAGATTCTACTACATTCACGATCCATTTTGCTCCCGACAATAGCACCGGTGTAAAAACCGCCGTTCTCACGATCAATTCGGACGATCCGATCGTAGGAAATTACTCCCTGAATCTGAGCGGTACCAGTACTCCGACTCCGGTGCCTAGGATCGAGGTGAAGGTGGGAACAACGGTATTGTCGGATAATGCGGCAGGTTCTAAGCAGACTTTCTCCACCCAAGAGAATACTACATCCTCGGCTAAGACCATAACCGTTAAGAATACTGGAGAATTAACTCTTACTCTCTCTCCGGCAGTCGATATAGCTGGAACAGATCCTTCTTATTTCGTTGTTACCCAACCGGGTGATACGAGTTTGGATCCGAATGAATCGACCACATTTACTATCAAGTTTAGTCCGAATAATACTACTGCTCGTAATGCAACGGTTCAGATTCATAGCAATGATCCGAACACTTCCAATTTCCGAATTCTGGTAGGAGGAACGGGAACAGCGGCTCCTGCGGCCCAGATTGAAGTAACCTATGTGAATAACTCTAGTGCAACCGAGAATGCAACTACCGGAAGCGGACATACTTTCAGTTTTGGTAGCTTCTTTCCTGCAGCATCTTCGACAGCGAAAACTTTTACCATTAAGAATGTCGGGGCCACTGCATCCGTCTTGAGTATTACCGGAGCAAGTGTGGACAATTCGACCGACTTTACAGTATCGTCGATAGGTTCCTCTACTTTGGCGGTGAATGCTTCCACTACGTTTACCGTTACTTTCAATCCGCAGGCAACAGGTTCCAAAACTGCGACTCTAACGATTACGAGTACCAACGGAAACGCCGGGGCCTCTTCTTCGTCTACTATCGATCTTTCCGGAACGGGAGGCAAACGAGACGTTTTAGTCAGTTGGGCGAATGCAAAGGAGAAGGCCGTCCACCGAGCCAATGGTGGATATAAGATCTGTTATAAAAATGGGAGTACTTTTACCTTAGATAGCGATTCGGGAGTAAATTGCGTTACAGCTCCTTGGGTGTCCGGAACATACGCGCCGAATAGCAAATTGGTCACTATGACTTCCGCAGGAACATATTATATTAAAGTAAAATCTTATTCGGAATACAATACTGGATCGGCTTTCTCGTCCCAAACGACAGCGACTGTAAGCACACCTGAGTGA
- a CDS encoding glucose 1-dehydrogenase yields the protein MFNGKTAVITGSARGIGKAIAKVLQEKGCRIILSDKNEAACKESARDLSTGSEVLWKTCDVTQKDQIRDLAEFAVESTGSLDIWINNAGIIADDLLIRMSEEKWDSVHSVNLKAVFFGIQTAAKIMMKRKKGRIVNIGSVSGYYGNGGQANYSSAKAGLMALTKSAARELASRNITVNCVASGFIDNEFAASVPKEIRASIKESIPLKIDRNPEEAVASAVAFLSSDEADWITGAILRVDGGMMIGF from the coding sequence ATGTTCAATGGAAAAACGGCGGTAATCACCGGATCGGCTCGAGGTATCGGAAAAGCGATCGCAAAGGTCCTCCAAGAAAAAGGTTGCAGGATAATTCTTTCCGATAAGAACGAAGCTGCATGCAAAGAATCCGCAAGAGATTTATCAACCGGATCCGAGGTGCTTTGGAAAACTTGCGACGTAACACAAAAAGATCAGATCCGTGATTTGGCCGAATTCGCCGTCGAAAGTACAGGTTCCTTGGATATATGGATCAATAACGCGGGAATCATCGCGGATGACCTTTTGATCCGAATGTCCGAAGAAAAGTGGGATTCCGTTCATTCGGTAAATCTAAAGGCGGTCTTCTTCGGAATACAAACCGCGGCAAAAATTATGATGAAACGAAAGAAAGGTAGAATCGTCAATATAGGCTCCGTTTCCGGATATTATGGGAATGGAGGACAGGCGAACTATTCCTCTGCCAAAGCCGGTCTTATGGCGCTGACTAAAAGTGCAGCTAGAGAATTGGCTTCTCGAAACATAACCGTAAATTGCGTCGCTTCCGGATTCATAGACAATGAATTTGCTGCTTCGGTTCCTAAAGAGATTAGAGCATCGATTAAAGAATCTATTCCGCTCAAAATAGACAGGAATCCGGAAGAAGCGGTGGCCTCCGCAGTAGCCTTTCTTTCTTCCGACGAAGCGGATTGGATTACCGGAGCGATCTTGAGAGTAGACGGAGGAATGATGATCGGCTTTTAA
- a CDS encoding RNA polymerase sigma factor has protein sequence MEGLSQQEFSTLYESCRNTVYHFLLKLSGNPEIAEDLTQETFLKAFEVMDRFDPNRGSFSSWSCTIGKNLYFKHFNRTKKETGNVSINIENFPELSGGNHDDPLELEKNSINSALKEGISRLPEPEKSIILLKEIQKKTLKETADALGISERTVSRRLLSAFRILRSYLEAEGIGL, from the coding sequence ATGGAAGGTCTTTCTCAACAGGAATTTTCCACACTTTATGAGTCCTGTAGGAATACCGTATACCATTTCCTGCTCAAACTCTCCGGAAATCCCGAAATTGCCGAAGATTTGACGCAGGAGACATTTCTTAAGGCTTTCGAAGTCATGGATCGTTTCGATCCTAACCGGGGGAGCTTCTCTTCCTGGTCCTGCACCATAGGTAAAAATCTCTACTTTAAGCATTTCAATCGTACCAAAAAAGAAACAGGGAACGTCTCAATCAATATAGAGAACTTCCCTGAATTATCCGGAGGCAACCACGACGACCCTCTGGAACTGGAAAAAAATTCTATCAATTCGGCCCTAAAAGAGGGAATTTCACGTCTTCCTGAGCCTGAAAAGAGTATAATACTATTGAAAGAGATCCAAAAAAAGACGCTGAAGGAAACGGCCGACGCTTTAGGCATATCGGAAAGAACCGTTAGCCGTAGATTGCTTAGCGCGTTTAGAATTCTTCGCTCGTATCTGGAAGCGGAAGGGATCGGATTATAA
- a CDS encoding MarR family winged helix-turn-helix transcriptional regulator → MSKYMVKPEFVIHLLSRTRDRIQKHLSSEFEKQGIHDVVPAHGGVLYALGKGPMILSELASALDRTNSTVTALLDKLENLGYIKRSKPYEDERITSAELTEKGKATLEKVQRASKQTLSKLYKDIDASEKEEFIRILSKIHSNFE, encoded by the coding sequence ATGTCGAAATATATGGTAAAACCGGAGTTCGTAATCCATCTACTTTCTCGGACTAGAGATAGGATCCAAAAGCATCTTTCCTCGGAATTCGAGAAGCAAGGAATTCATGATGTGGTTCCGGCTCATGGCGGAGTTCTCTATGCCCTCGGTAAAGGGCCCATGATCTTGAGCGAACTAGCTTCCGCCCTCGATCGGACGAATTCCACCGTAACGGCTCTACTAGATAAACTCGAGAATCTAGGCTATATCAAACGCTCAAAGCCTTATGAAGACGAGAGAATCACTTCCGCCGAATTGACCGAAAAAGGCAAGGCGACCCTGGAAAAAGTGCAGAGGGCTTCCAAGCAAACTTTATCCAAACTCTATAAGGATATCGACGCTTCGGAAAAAGAGGAGTTTATAAGAATACTGTCCAAGATTCATTCTAATTTCGAATGA